A genomic window from Phoenix dactylifera cultivar Barhee BC4 chromosome 7, palm_55x_up_171113_PBpolish2nd_filt_p, whole genome shotgun sequence includes:
- the LOC103702245 gene encoding N-acylphosphatidylethanolamine synthase-like isoform X1, whose amino-acid sequence MGGGAMGPAGRADHLGGVPRALVFMAVGAFAKVVTSLLNSTSVHNAETLIRLVRSRPPGRPLITVGNHMSTLDDPLMWGFKGFPTTDAKLARWVLAAEDICFKNAILSYIFRLGKCIPTTRGGGIYQAHLDEALEVLSGGGWLHTFPEGKVSQANAPIRRLKWGTASLIVRAPVTPIVLPIVHCGFEKVMPEKFFFGRRPVVPLCKKDIKIIIGEPIEFDLQSLKQTAKTVSRESCIHSLGWPNTTPDGLDEAAQKWLYINISDQIRTVMERLRIFGATLKRFKGGSLIHTRWIFRLNEVERGDSTKFQQTHLYTNGHPMHCIPRPVEYLVSFLTVDEVDDLGVRFVMVSEWAKFHS is encoded by the exons ATGGGAGGAGGGGCGATGGGGCCGGCGGGGAGAGCGGACCACCTGGGAGGGGTCCCGCGTGCGCTCGTCTTCATGGCCGTGGGGGCCTTCGCCAAGGTCGTCACCTCCCTCCTCAACTCCACCTCCGTCCACAACGCCGAAACCCTAATCCGCCTCGTCCGCTCCCGGCCCCCCGGCCGGCCCCTCATCACCGTCGGCAATCACATGTCCAC GTTGGATGACCCACTTATGTGGGGTTTTAAGGGTTTTCCAACTACGGATGCCAAACTAGCTCGGTGGGTTCTAGCAGCAGAAGATATATGCTTCAAAAATGCAATTCTATCATACATTTTTCGACTTG GAAAATGCATACCTACAACAAGGGGTGGTGGAATATATCAGGCACATTTGGATGAAGCTCTTGAAGTGCTGAGTGGTGGAGGCTGG TTGCACACATTTCCAGAAGGAAAAGTCTCACAGGCAAATGCACCCATAAGGCGTTTGAAGTGGGGAACTGCAAGTCTTATTGTACGTGCACCTGTAACCCCCATAGTTTTGCCTATTGTTCACTGTGGATTTGAAAAG GTGATGCCTGAGAAATTTTTCTTTGGAAGAAGACCAGTAGTCCCTCTTTGCAAGAAGGACATCAAAATCATTATTGGTGAACCAATTGAATTTGATCTCCAAAGCTTGAAGCAGACGGCTAAAACAGTATCTCGGGAATCATGTATTCATAGTCTAGGGTGGCCCAACACTACCCCGGATGGACTTGACGAGGCAGCTCAAAAATGGCTCTACATTAACATTTCGGATCAGATTCGAACAGTCATGGAGAGATTGCGTATCTTTGGTGCAACCCTCAAAAGATTTAAG GGTGGATCTCTTATCCATACACGCTGGATCTTCCGCTTGAACGAGGTGGAGCGCGGCGACAGCACAAAGTTCCAACAAACTCATTTATATACGAATGGCCATCCAATGCATTGCATTCCGCGTCCCGTAGAATATTTAGTCAGCTTTTTAACGGTTGATGAGGTGGATGACCTGGGTGTCAGGTTTGTGATGGTGTCTGAATGGGCGAAGTTTCATAGCTAG
- the LOC103702245 gene encoding N-acylphosphatidylethanolamine synthase-like isoform X2, giving the protein MGGGAMGPAGRADHLGGVPRALVFMAVGAFAKVVTSLLNSTSVHNAETLIRLVRSRPPGRPLITVGNHMSTLDDPLMWGFKGFPTTDAKLARWVLAAEDICFKNAILSYIFRLGKCIPTTRGGGIYQAHLDEALEVLSGGGWLHTFPEGKVSQANAPIRRLKWGTASLIVMPEKFFFGRRPVVPLCKKDIKIIIGEPIEFDLQSLKQTAKTVSRESCIHSLGWPNTTPDGLDEAAQKWLYINISDQIRTVMERLRIFGATLKRFKGGSLIHTRWIFRLNEVERGDSTKFQQTHLYTNGHPMHCIPRPVEYLVSFLTVDEVDDLGVRFVMVSEWAKFHS; this is encoded by the exons ATGGGAGGAGGGGCGATGGGGCCGGCGGGGAGAGCGGACCACCTGGGAGGGGTCCCGCGTGCGCTCGTCTTCATGGCCGTGGGGGCCTTCGCCAAGGTCGTCACCTCCCTCCTCAACTCCACCTCCGTCCACAACGCCGAAACCCTAATCCGCCTCGTCCGCTCCCGGCCCCCCGGCCGGCCCCTCATCACCGTCGGCAATCACATGTCCAC GTTGGATGACCCACTTATGTGGGGTTTTAAGGGTTTTCCAACTACGGATGCCAAACTAGCTCGGTGGGTTCTAGCAGCAGAAGATATATGCTTCAAAAATGCAATTCTATCATACATTTTTCGACTTG GAAAATGCATACCTACAACAAGGGGTGGTGGAATATATCAGGCACATTTGGATGAAGCTCTTGAAGTGCTGAGTGGTGGAGGCTGG TTGCACACATTTCCAGAAGGAAAAGTCTCACAGGCAAATGCACCCATAAGGCGTTTGAAGTGGGGAACTGCAAGTCTTATT GTGATGCCTGAGAAATTTTTCTTTGGAAGAAGACCAGTAGTCCCTCTTTGCAAGAAGGACATCAAAATCATTATTGGTGAACCAATTGAATTTGATCTCCAAAGCTTGAAGCAGACGGCTAAAACAGTATCTCGGGAATCATGTATTCATAGTCTAGGGTGGCCCAACACTACCCCGGATGGACTTGACGAGGCAGCTCAAAAATGGCTCTACATTAACATTTCGGATCAGATTCGAACAGTCATGGAGAGATTGCGTATCTTTGGTGCAACCCTCAAAAGATTTAAG GGTGGATCTCTTATCCATACACGCTGGATCTTCCGCTTGAACGAGGTGGAGCGCGGCGACAGCACAAAGTTCCAACAAACTCATTTATATACGAATGGCCATCCAATGCATTGCATTCCGCGTCCCGTAGAATATTTAGTCAGCTTTTTAACGGTTGATGAGGTGGATGACCTGGGTGTCAGGTTTGTGATGGTGTCTGAATGGGCGAAGTTTCATAGCTAG
- the LOC103702245 gene encoding N-acylphosphatidylethanolamine synthase-like isoform X3: MWGFKGFPTTDAKLARWVLAAEDICFKNAILSYIFRLGKCIPTTRGGGIYQAHLDEALEVLSGGGWLHTFPEGKVSQANAPIRRLKWGTASLIVRAPVTPIVLPIVHCGFEKVMPEKFFFGRRPVVPLCKKDIKIIIGEPIEFDLQSLKQTAKTVSRESCIHSLGWPNTTPDGLDEAAQKWLYINISDQIRTVMERLRIFGATLKRFKGGSLIHTRWIFRLNEVERGDSTKFQQTHLYTNGHPMHCIPRPVEYLVSFLTVDEVDDLGVRFVMVSEWAKFHS, from the exons ATGTGGGGTTTTAAGGGTTTTCCAACTACGGATGCCAAACTAGCTCGGTGGGTTCTAGCAGCAGAAGATATATGCTTCAAAAATGCAATTCTATCATACATTTTTCGACTTG GAAAATGCATACCTACAACAAGGGGTGGTGGAATATATCAGGCACATTTGGATGAAGCTCTTGAAGTGCTGAGTGGTGGAGGCTGG TTGCACACATTTCCAGAAGGAAAAGTCTCACAGGCAAATGCACCCATAAGGCGTTTGAAGTGGGGAACTGCAAGTCTTATTGTACGTGCACCTGTAACCCCCATAGTTTTGCCTATTGTTCACTGTGGATTTGAAAAG GTGATGCCTGAGAAATTTTTCTTTGGAAGAAGACCAGTAGTCCCTCTTTGCAAGAAGGACATCAAAATCATTATTGGTGAACCAATTGAATTTGATCTCCAAAGCTTGAAGCAGACGGCTAAAACAGTATCTCGGGAATCATGTATTCATAGTCTAGGGTGGCCCAACACTACCCCGGATGGACTTGACGAGGCAGCTCAAAAATGGCTCTACATTAACATTTCGGATCAGATTCGAACAGTCATGGAGAGATTGCGTATCTTTGGTGCAACCCTCAAAAGATTTAAG GGTGGATCTCTTATCCATACACGCTGGATCTTCCGCTTGAACGAGGTGGAGCGCGGCGACAGCACAAAGTTCCAACAAACTCATTTATATACGAATGGCCATCCAATGCATTGCATTCCGCGTCCCGTAGAATATTTAGTCAGCTTTTTAACGGTTGATGAGGTGGATGACCTGGGTGTCAGGTTTGTGATGGTGTCTGAATGGGCGAAGTTTCATAGCTAG